Proteins found in one Actinokineospora alba genomic segment:
- a CDS encoding ROK family transcriptional regulator has protein sequence MLEHPATTAEKSADQSDIRRHNLSVVLRSLRDGGPNTRAKIADETGLTKAAMSSLVAELADRGLVREGQYEQTGYTGRPGRAYQVDGHVYGIGVEINVDYVSTIALDLAGDVRDNRRLPLDTKATTPDDVLDTVAALLRQTLRATALRGCRPIGITVAAPGVVNHAQGLVQYASNLGWRDVAVTAGLAKRLRGHRIPIQVDNDVKLSAIAEWASGVAAGTPDLAYLSGETGVGAGFLSDGRIVRGTRGFSGEIGHLPLDPDLRECTCGRRGCWETIVSLTHLLRLAADPGDEVHDPRRDIDDRLTELRRRAEHGDRRTLDALDTIAGNLGLGASVLINMVNPAVLVLGGYFAALGDFLLDGVNREVDSRVVAPDLGGCRIELSTLGFAAACRGGAHVALERVLADPTVVPARVG, from the coding sequence ATGCTGGAACACCCGGCGACCACCGCCGAGAAGTCGGCCGACCAGTCCGACATCCGCAGGCACAACCTCTCGGTCGTGCTGCGCTCCCTGCGCGACGGCGGACCCAACACCCGCGCCAAGATCGCCGACGAGACCGGACTCACCAAAGCCGCCATGTCCAGCCTCGTCGCCGAACTCGCCGACCGCGGCCTCGTCCGCGAAGGCCAGTACGAGCAGACCGGATACACCGGTCGACCCGGCCGCGCGTACCAAGTGGACGGACACGTCTACGGGATCGGCGTCGAGATCAACGTCGACTACGTCAGCACCATCGCCCTCGACCTCGCAGGCGACGTCCGCGACAACCGCCGACTCCCCCTCGACACCAAGGCGACCACCCCCGACGACGTCCTCGACACCGTCGCCGCCCTGCTCCGCCAAACCCTGCGCGCCACCGCCCTGCGCGGCTGCCGACCAATCGGCATCACCGTCGCCGCACCCGGCGTCGTCAACCACGCCCAGGGCCTCGTGCAGTACGCCTCCAACCTCGGCTGGCGCGACGTCGCCGTCACCGCCGGACTGGCCAAACGCCTGCGCGGCCACCGCATCCCCATCCAGGTGGACAACGACGTCAAACTCTCCGCCATCGCCGAATGGGCCAGCGGCGTCGCCGCGGGCACACCCGACCTCGCCTACCTCTCCGGCGAGACCGGCGTCGGCGCCGGATTCCTCTCCGACGGCCGGATCGTGCGCGGCACCCGAGGCTTCTCCGGCGAGATCGGACACCTCCCCCTCGACCCCGACCTGCGCGAATGCACCTGCGGGCGGCGCGGCTGCTGGGAAACCATCGTCAGCCTCACCCACCTGCTGCGCCTCGCCGCCGACCCCGGTGACGAAGTCCACGACCCGCGACGCGACATCGACGACCGACTCACCGAACTGCGCCGCCGAGCCGAACACGGCGACCGCCGCACCCTCGACGCGCTCGACACCATCGCGGGCAACCTCGGCCTCGGCGCCTCCGTGCTGATCAACATGGTCAACCCGGCGGTGCTGGTGCTCGGCGGCTACTTCGCCGCACTCGGCGACTTCCTCCTCGACGGCGTCAACCGCGAGGTCGACTCCCGGGTGGTCGCCCCCGACCTGGGCGGCTGCCGCATCGAGCTGTCCACCCTCGGCTTCGCCGCCGCCTGCCGCGGCGGCG